The genomic stretch AGACGAGCGCGGCGACCACGACACCGGCCAGGACACCGGTCGCCAGGTTGTTGGTCGCCAGGACCACGAGCACGGTGATGACCATCACGGCGGTCTCCCCCAGCGGCATCCGGCGGAGCGTGCGCGGTCGGATGCTGTGCCAGTCGAAGGTCGCGACACAGACCATGAGCATGACGGCGGTCAGCGCGGCCATCGGGATCTCGGCGACCACGTCGTGCAGCACGATCGTGAGCACGAGGATCGCGGCCCCGGCGGTGAAGGTCGACACGCGTGTCCGAGCACCGGCCGTCTTCACGTTGACGACGGTCTGGCCGATCATCGCGCACCCACCGGTGCCGCCGAAGAACGCGGCGGCGATGTTCGCGATGCCCTGCCCCCAGGACTCGCGCCAGGCACTGGAGCGGGTCTCGGTGACGGCGTCGACGAGCTGTGCGGTGAGCAGGGTCTCGATGAGCCCGACGATCGCGACACCGAACGCGTACGGCGCGATGAGCCGCAGGGTGTCGAGCGTGAACGGCACGGTGACGCCGTTGAACCCGGGCAGTGCGGTCGGCAGCGCGCCCTCGTCGCCGACGGTCGGGACGGCGACCCCGAACAGGACGGTGATGCCGGTGATCACGACCACCGCGATGAGCGGCGCCGGGACCGCCTTGGTGAGGTACGGGACACCGATGATGAGCCCGATGCCGAGCGCGGTCAGGGGCCACACGACGAACGGGACGTCGTGGCCGAACAGGTTGGGCAGCTGCGCGGTGAAGATGAGGATCGCGAGGGCGTTCACGAAGGCGACGTTGACGCTCCGCGGGATGAAGCGCATGAGCCGGGCGACCCCGAGGAACCCGAGCACGAGCTGGAACAGGCCGCCGAGCACGATCGTCGGCACCAGGTAGGCGACGCCGTGGTCGCGGACCAGTGGGGCGATGACGAGTGCGACGGACCCCGCGGCGGCGGAGATCATCGCCGGGCGGCCGCCCACGATCGAGATGACGATCGCGAAGACCACGCTCGAGAAGAGCCCGACGGCCGGGTCGACGCCTGCCACGACCGAGAACGAGATCGCCTCGGGGATCAGGGCGAGTGCGGTGACGACGCCGGCCAGGACCTCCCGGGTCAGCAGGCGCGGCGAACGCAGGGCGGACAGGACGCTCGGCGCGCCGGGGACGGTGCTGGTGATCGACATCGGGAGCGACCCTACCGCCGCGTGAGGGTTGCTGCGACCGGAGCCCGCTCACGACCGGCTCTGCCACGATGGCGGACATGACCGCCCCGGACGTCCCCACCACCATGCACATCGGCGAACTCGCCGAACGCACCGGGATGTCGCTCCGGTCGATCCGGCACTACGACGAGGTCGGACTGCTGGTGCCGAGCGGTCGGACCTCCGGCGGCTTCCGCGTCTACACGGCCGGGGACCTCGAGCGCCTGCTCGTGATCCGCCGCATGAAGCCGCTGGGGTTCACGCTCGAGGAGATGGCCGGACTGCTGCGGGTCGTCGACGGGCTGGCGACCGCGGACCCCACCGAGGCCACGGCCCTGGCTGCCCGGCTCGACGAGTTCCTCGACGACGCCCGGGCGCGG from Curtobacterium sp. MCLR17_032 encodes the following:
- a CDS encoding MerR family transcriptional regulator produces the protein MTAPDVPTTMHIGELAERTGMSLRSIRHYDEVGLLVPSGRTSGGFRVYTAGDLERLLVIRRMKPLGFTLEEMAGLLRVVDGLATADPTEATALAARLDEFLDDARARHAKLLERAAMAEEFIGTLGRLRASV
- a CDS encoding SulP family inorganic anion transporter, producing MSITSTVPGAPSVLSALRSPRLLTREVLAGVVTALALIPEAISFSVVAGVDPAVGLFSSVVFAIVISIVGGRPAMISAAAGSVALVIAPLVRDHGVAYLVPTIVLGGLFQLVLGFLGVARLMRFIPRSVNVAFVNALAILIFTAQLPNLFGHDVPFVVWPLTALGIGLIIGVPYLTKAVPAPLIAVVVITGITVLFGVAVPTVGDEGALPTALPGFNGVTVPFTLDTLRLIAPYAFGVAIVGLIETLLTAQLVDAVTETRSSAWRESWGQGIANIAAAFFGGTGGCAMIGQTVVNVKTAGARTRVSTFTAGAAILVLTIVLHDVVAEIPMAALTAVMLMVCVATFDWHSIRPRTLRRMPLGETAVMVITVLVVLATNNLATGVLAGVVVAALVFARRVAHVVEVVREPVDEHTVRYRVRGALFFASSNDLVTRFSYAADPEHVVIDMTDAHVFDASTVAALDGIEQRFAQHGSTVEVVNLNTGSIALHGRLSGHLG